The Patescibacteria group bacterium DNA segment AGCTGGTGTTGATTTAGAGGGTTATCTTTTTCCTGATACTTATCGTTTTTATACTGACGTGGAACCGCAAGAAGTGGTGCAAAAAATGCTGGAAAATTTTAATCGCAAGCTGGATAGCGGTTTGCGGGAAAAAATAGCCAGTCGCAAAAAAACTATTCACGAAATTATAACTCTAGCTAGTATTATTGAAAAAGAGGTTCGTGGTGAAAACGATAGAAGGATGGTAGCTGATATTTTTTGGCGGCGATTAGATATTGGTATGCCACTGCAAGCCGATTCGACCGTTAACTATATCACCGGTGGTAAAAATCCGTCTGTTTCTAATAAGGATAAAAGTATTGATTCTCCGTATAACACTTATAAAAACAGAGAATTGCCACCCGGGCCAATATGCAATCCCGGATTAGAAGCGATAGTAGCGGCAACTGAACCCACGGGCAACGACTATTGGTACTTTTTAACCACTCCAGAAGGAAAGACTGTTTTTAGTAAAACTTTAGATGAACATAACACTGCCAAAGCTAAGTATTTAAGATGATTTATGGATAAAATAATAAAACATTTAGGAGAATTGCAGAATCTGGTTATGGCACAGGCGGCGGCTAAAGGTTTTGGTATCCGATCAGAAGATATTATTGTGGCGGAAAAAGTAGCCTTGATTCATTCAGAGTTGTCTGAAAGCTATGAGGCTTATAAACAAAATAATTTAGATGGTCATGATGGTTTTTATGAAGAATTGGGAGACGTCTTGCAACGTGTTTTGCATTTAGCCGGTACTTTTGCAGTAACACCAAAACTATCAGAACGATCGTTTGAACGTGGACAATCAACGGTTGAGACCGCGGTTTTGTTTTTGCATTGTCAGATGTCAACAGTTTACGAGCACTTCCGACGTGGTCGTTTGGCGGAGTTTAAAGCAGCTCTAGCTGAACTGCCGATGGTAATTTATCATGTTTCCGATCAATTTGATTTTTCGATAATTAAGGCGGTGCAAGATAAGTTAATTATTAATCAGGATCGTGATTGGCAAAAAGAAGGCAAGGTTAATGAAAAGTTTGTCGGCAATAATTAGATGAAAAAATATGAAAATAAAGCGTACAGTTGTTATTTCCCTCGGCGGTTCAATCGTGGTTCCAGAGGTTGGATTTATTGATTATAAATTCTTAAAAAAGTTTAAAAAAGTTATTTTAAAATATACCAAAAAAGGAGTGCGTTTTATTATAGTGGTGGGCGGCGGAAAAACTTGCCGGCTTTATCAGGCGGCAGCTAAGAAGGTGGGAAAGTTGGTGTCAGAAGACATTGATTGGATCGGGATTCACTCTACGCGTCTCAACGCTCATTTGCTTAGAACGATATTTCGCGAGCATACTCATCCGGAGATAAATATGAATCCGAGTATAATTTTTGCATTTAAAGAGCCAATACTTATAGGTTCTGGTTGGCGACCTGGTTGGTCGACTGATTATGATGCGGCTAAACTTGCCATTGCTTACGGTGCCAAGGAAGTGATTAATTTGTCTAATATTGATTACGTTTTTAATAAAGATCCGAAGAAATATAAAGATGCTAAAAAATTTAAAAATATTAATTGGAAGAACTTCTTTGGTTTAGTCGGGGACGAGTGGACTCCTGGCGCTAATTTACCTTTTGATCCGGTAGCCAGTCGTTTGGCTAGAGGAAGTCATTTGAAAGTTTTAATAATGAAAGGAACCGATGTTAAGAATTTTGACAACTATCTTTTGTCCGGTAAGTTTAAAGGAACGATTATAGAAGATTAATAATATTAGACCATAAATTAGAACATAAATTTTTTTCTTTCAACTTGGATTTGCTGAAAAATAAAAATATTTGGAAAAAACTTGGCAAGGGGAGGGGTAATGTTGTTGTATTGACTTTTATCTAAAATTTGATAAAAAATAGGTCGTGATATGTCCTATTTTTATTTTTGTTTAATTATAGGTTTTGTTCTTGACAATGGGTATAATCCGTGATATACTTTAGCTAGTTAAGGATATGTTAACTATAAAATAGCTAAATTTAGAATAAAATATATATATTATATTTAAATAAATAATTTCAATTTATTATTATGTCAACTAATACATCAATGCAAGGCAAAGTTAGCTTTGCAGAAACTTTGGGAGGTCTTTTTGATCTACTGTCCTCTCGTGAAAAAGACGTTTTGACCAGACGTCATGGTTTAGTTAACGGTTCAAAACGCAAAGAAACCTTGGAAAAGATCGGTCAAGACTACAAAGTTACTCGTGAGCGCGTCAGGCAGATTGAACGTGATGGTATAAAGAAACTGAAAGAAAAAGCTAGCGGTTCCGGCGCCGGTGTTGCGCTAGATGATGTTGAAAAAGCGATTAATCAGTTTTTAAAAAAATACGGCGGAGTGATGGAGGAAAGCCATTTGATTGATAGTTTAATCGATTTTTTCGGGGTTTCCAACCAGGGATTGTCCGATGACGATTTGGATAATCACAAAAAATCTTTAGCTTTCATCATCACTAACCTTTTATCTGATAAATTCGAAAAAATGGAAGGAAATGAGAATTATCACCCTTCTTGGAAGCTAAAAGAATCTCCATGGGAATTAGTTGAAGATGTTATTGATAAGTTGGTTCAATTAATTGAAACTAATGGTAAACCGGTAACAGCCGATGAATTATTTAAATCTTTAAAGGGTCAAGGTTTTTATAATGATTTTCAGGAAAAATTTGCCAAATTATTGGAAATGGAAAAAGAACTGGTTGATTTAGACGAGGCGATTTTAGCTTACCTGCGAACCAGTAAAAAAATTAAAAAGAATCTGTTTAATAATGTTGGTTTGTCTCATTGGAAAACAATCTCTCCGAAAAGAATGAATGATAAAATTTATTTGGTTATGAAAGAATCCGGCAAGCCATTGCATTTTAACGAAATTGCCGAGCTGATTAATAAAGCCGGCTTTGATCATAAAAAAGCTCTTCCCGCCACTATTCATAATGAGTTAATATTGGATGATCGTTATGTTTTGATTGGTCGCGGTATTTACGCTCTCAAAGAATGGGGATATCAACCAGGTACTGTCGTTGATGTTATTTCCGATCTTATTAAACAAAGCGGTCCGATGACAAAGGATGAAATTATCGAATCCGTATCCAAGCAAAGAATGGTGAAAAAAGCCACTGTTAATTTAGCTTTAATGAATAAGGATAAATTTGTCAAAACGGCTGACAAAAAATACGATATCAAGAAGTAAATAAAATCTATTATCTGTTTTTAATTTAGCGGTTAGTAAACAGTGATTAAAAGCTATTTTGGTGCTGCGGCATCGAAAAAGTTATTAATTATTGGGAACTAGCCGTTATTTATTTGTCCGAAATACAATTTTATTGTATAATCTAATAAAGTTTTATGGATATAGCAATAGACTTATCTGGTATTCCGACTCAAGATCCCTTGAGCTTTGTTTTGTTCATTTTTTTAAATGGAGGATGGCTTGTTTTTCCGTTGATTGTCCTAATATTTATCTTTCCGGAAATTAAACGTATTTGGCGTGATTGGCGTAAGGCTAAGTACAAAAGCAAATGGCAATATGTTGTTTTGTCTATTAACGCTCCTCGTTTAAATGAGCAGTTACCCAATGCCGTGGAAAACATATTTACCGCTCTTAGCGGTACCTGGAAAAGAGTTGATTGGTTTGAGAAGTATTTTGTAGGTAAAACTCAGGTGAAGTTTTCTTTTGAGTTGATTTCTCGCGGTGGTTTTATCGAGTATGTTATTAGGGCCCCTCGACATTATCGCGATTTGGTTGAAGCGGCAATATACGCTCAATATCCGTCAGTAGATATTGCCGAAATACCGGATTATACGACTCAGTACAGATCTTTACGTTGGCCGGATAATGATGGTGGCTATGACATGTGGGGCGCGGAACTCGAATTAAAAAATAAATATTATTATCCAATCAAGACCTGGAAAGAATTTGGTGATGCTGATATTAAAAAATATAAAGACCCGATGTACGCGCTTTTGGAAGTTTTGGCGAAAGTCGGTAGCGGTGAGGAATTTTGGTTCCAGATTTTAGTTACTCCGGTGGGACATGGCTGGCAGAAAAAAGCCAATGAATATTCCAAGAAACTTTTAGGTATAGGGAGTAGTAATAAATCGATTTGGGGTGAGATAGTCAGTATTTTTAACATGGTAGGCGAGATGGTTTTTCCTCCCGGAGAGTCAAGTAATAAAAAAGATGACTCTAAAGAATTAACTTCCAAGGAAAGAGAACTGGCGGAAAAGGTGCAGGAAAAAGCCGCTAAGGTTGGCTTTGAATGCAACATGAGAACTGTTTATATAGCGCATAAAGAAGTTTTTAATAAAAATAAGGTCAAGGAAGCTTTTTTGGGAGCCTTAAATCAATTTACCGACCTTTATGCAAATGGCATTGTTCAAAGCCGAAGGGCGCGGGTGTCTTTGTCGCATCGTTATTATCGCAGAAAGTGGCGTAACAACAAAGCTAAAAATTGGATCATGAGAAATTATTGTGGTCGAAGCGGTCGTGATGATTCAGAAGTAATAATGAACGTTGAAGAGCTGTCAACTCTTTGGCACTTTCCTTTGGGTGACGTGAAGACATTAATGTTGAAAAAGTCAGGCATCGTTCGTTCCGAAGCTCCTTTCCAGTTGCCAACGGAAATTTTTGAAAGTGCGGAAGATAAAATTCCTTTTGCCGCTGAAGATAAATCGGATCAGCTCGAGGAAGCCGTGCCATTTTCGGACGTGGAAGATGGTGATGGACCAACAGTGTCGATGGATGTAGACGACGAAGATAAAGGGCAAAGACGGGGTAAAACAGTTCTTCCGAATGTTTCCGAAGATAAAGAAGGTGAGTCGGGAGAAAAAAATAATGTAATTATTGATGATGGACCGCCGCCACCGGATAATTTGCCAGTCGGATAAAAAATTTATGGAAATAAATAAAAATGAAATTAATTTTTTCGGTGCTACTAGTTTTCGCAACCAGGAGCGGCGTTTTGGTATCAAACTAGATGACCGTCGGCGCCACATGTATATTATCGGTAAAACCGGTATGGGTAAAACCACGTTGCTGGAAAATATGATTATTCAGGACATCAAAAATGGTCATGGTCTAGCTTTTATTGATCCGCATGGAGACAGTGCTGAAAAGATTTTGAACTACGTGCCGGCAAGGAGAATCAATGACGTGATATATTTTAACCCTTCCGATATCGATAATCCGGTAGCTTTTAATATTTTGGAACTGCGCGATAAAAGACAACGACATATGGTGGCTTCGGGGTTGGTAGGTATTTTTAAAAAGATTTGGGCGGATTCCTGGGGACCTCGTTTGGAGTATTTGTTGCGTAACGCTATTTTGGCACTACTAGACAACGAAGGAACTACACTGCTTGGTGTAATGCGTATTTTAGTGGATAAGGCGTATCGTAAAAAAATAGTTTCTAATGTTGATGACCCAGTGGTAAAATCTTTCTGGGTCGATGAGTTCTCTCGTTATCCTGATAAATTTGCCCAGGAAGCGATTGCTCCTATTCAAAATAAAATCGGACAATTTTTGTCCAACTATCTTATTCGTAATATTGTTGGTCAGGTTAAATCATCTTTTGATATTAGAAAAGTGATGGATGAGGGAAAAGTTTTGATTATGAATTTGTCTAAAGGTAGAATCGGAGAGGACACTTCGCAATTGCTTGGAGCGATGATGATTACGCAAATTCAGCTTTCGGCAATGAGCCGTGTTGATATTCCTGAAGAAACCCGCAAAGATTTTTTCCTTTACGTCGACGAATTTCAAAACTTTGCCACGGAAAGTTTTACCAATATTTTGTCTGAGGCCCGTAAATATCGTCTCAATCTAACTATTGCTCATCAGTACGTCGAGCAACTGATTGACGAGGTAAAGGCTGCTGTATTCGGTAACGTCGGAACAATGATTGTTTTTCGTGTTGGCGCTGCTGACGCTGAAGGATTAGCCAAAGAGTTCGCCCCGCGGTTTACCGAGGAAGATTTAGTTAATCTGACAAAATTTGAAATATATCTGAAGTTGATGATTGACGGCGTCGCTTCCGAACCTTTTTCGGCTAAAACCTTACCGCCATTATTTGAGCCAGAAGAATCAGACGTAAGTGAAAAAATTATTAAAGTTTCTCGGGAGCGTTATGGCAGGGATCGGAACGAAGTGGAGGATAAAATCAGACGGTGGAGTGTCGGCGACGAGGGAGCCGGAGATAATAGTTTGAGTGAAATTGATAATGGTGAAGAACCAAAAAAAATAAGAATGGGAGAGATCGAATTTCAGGGTAAAATAGTTAAGGCTGAGATTGCTGATCGACCGACTCCGGAACGTAATTTGCCTTGGTTGTGCAGTAATTGCGGCAAAATAACCTATCTATCATTTGATCCTAATCCTAACAAGCCGGTTTATTGCAAAAATTGTTTGAAAGAGCTGAGCAAACCAAGAAAGTTTGGTGAACCTTCGGCGGGCGGAACGAGTTCTAATCCGTCCAATCCCGGTGCTACTAATCAGAATAAAAAGGTCAATATTCCGAGCGGCGAAACTAAGAGCGTGCAAGCACCAACTTTTACTCCCAAGAAATCATTCGGAGAAGGCGCTGGAGGGGCTTATCGTCGCGAACATCGCAATGACCGACCACGACAAGACTATCGTCCTGCTGCTGCAGCTAATGAAAATCATCCCGCCAAACCTGCTTCGGCGGCAGGGGGATCTGGGTCGACAAAAATTTCATTTGATGATATTATTTAAAACTATGTTATTGATTAAACGAGTATAAGGGGGATAAAGCTTTATACTCGTTTTTATTACTTAAAAGTAACAAGGAGCAAGGTACGAGGAGCAAGTTTGTTGCTTACTTGTACCTTGTACCTTGTCCCTTATTTATGATTTGCAAAAATTGTCAAAAAGAATTTACTATTTATCCCGAAGACAAGACGTTTTACGTTAAAATGGACGTACCCGAGCCAAACAAATGCCCTAGTTGTCGAGCGGCTCAACTAAAAGCATTTCGCAATCGGAGAAATTTATATGCTAGGAAGTGCGACAAAACTGGCAAAGATATAATTTCTCATTTTGCCCCCGGAACGCCTTTTCCGGTTTATGAAGTAAAAGAGTGGGAAGGTGATGGTTGGGACGCAAGAACATATGGTCGTGACTTTGATTTTTCCCGAACTTTTTTTGAGCAATTCAAGGAACTATTATTAGTAGTACCTCAACCACATGCAGGAGTTTTGGCTGATACGGTAATTAATTCCGAATATTGTAACGGTGTTAATCATGTCAAGAATTGCTATCTAAGTTTTAATGCTAGTTATACAGATGATTGCCATTATTGCGAGGTGGCTTACAATTCTCAGAGTTGTATTGATTGCGACGTTATCCACAAATGTGAGCTTTGTTATGAGTGTTTAGATTGTAGTGGGTTATATTCTTGTTTTTGGTGTGACAATTGTCATAATTGTCGTGATTGTTATTTTTGTCAAGAATGCACGGGTTGCAGTGATTGTTTCGGTTGTGTCGAACTAAAAAACGCTAAACATTGTATTTTTAATAAGCAGTATTCCGAAATAGAATATAGTCAGAAAATAAAACAACTCTTCAATTTTAATATTGATAGTATTGAAGAGTATAAAAAGCAGACCCATGATATTTATTTGCAGAAACCCCATCGTTTTGCTCATGTGATAAAAACCGAGAACAGTAGCGGAGATTATATTGCTAATACTAAAAATTGTCGAACTTGTTTTGATATTAGCGAGGCAGAAAACTGCGCTTACATGCAGAACGTGGTGAATGGCGTAAAAGATTGCATGGATATTTGTCATTGGGGTCAAGGCGCAGAGCTTTGTTATCAAGGGATATCGGTAGGTCAGAATGTTTATCATTTGTTGTTTTGTCACGATTGTTTTAGCAGTTGTAACTTTCTTTATTATTGTGATAACTGTTATCCCAATACCTCTTATTGTTTCGGTTGCGTAGGATTACGTCGAGGGAAGTATTGTATTTTAAATAAACAATATACTGAAGAGGACTATAACAAGCTAGTGCCTAGAATTATTAAACATATGAAAGACACGGGCGAATGGGGTGAATTTTTTCCTTTAGCTCTCTCTCTTTTTGGTTATAACGAATCAACAGCGATTGAATATTACCCTAAAACAAAAGAAGAAGTTTTAGCATTGGGTGGTAAGTGGCGAGATGTTTTGCCTGGAACTTTTGGCAAGGAAACTATTCAACCGCAAGATTTGCCTTCTAATATAGTAGATGTTGATGATAAAATTTTGGAGCAGGTTTTAAAGTGTTCAACGACTGGAGTAAACTATCGTATTATTAAAGAAGAATTGGCTTTTTATCGACGTTTTGGTTTACCATTACCTCGTAAGTCACCAAATCAGAGACATTTAGAAAGATTGCATAAGAGAAGCCCAATGAGTCTATATCACCGCCAATGTATGTGCGAGAGCACTGAACACGGCCATGACGGCAAATGTCCGGTAGAATTTGAGACCACCTATGCGCCAGATAGATTAGAGTTAGTTTATTGTGAGGAGTGTTATAGGAAGGAAATTTATTAAGGGAATAGTATACGGTATACAGTATGCAGGAGCTAGACTTATTCCCCGTATACTGCATATTCACCCCTGCATACTTATACCATGGGTTGCTCGAAAGTCGATTCTTGTCCTGGAGTGCTACCTGGGCTAGAGCCGCTAACGTCTTCATCCATATTTATTTTATTTACGTAATCTTCCACCTCTGATAACTTGCGGCCGTAAACGTTATGTGAGCGGTCGATTACTTCTTTGGTGATTTGTTCCCAGTCTTGCGGTGGCTGCGGGACAAGTTTTGTATAAGCAGAAAATGGCGGAGAGGTTTGGCCATCGATAGACATTTTGATCAAGATTTCGCGGACATCAAGATTGATAAAATCGTGAACGTTAAATACCGGATAAAATTCTTTGGAGATAAAGTCACCGTCATCAGCACCAACACGGAAAGATATTAGTGAACCGACATTACCAAATACCGCACCTTTGACGTCCTTTGGTACTTGGCTCAGGAATTGATGAGAGACAGTGAGACAGAGACGATACTTGCGGGCCTCGGACAAAATATTTTCAAAAGTTTCAGTAGCAAAGTTTTGAAATTCGTCGATGTAGAGATAGAAGTCGTTGCGCTCTGATTCAGACACTCTGGCTCGACTCATGGCGGTTTGATAAATTTTTGTAATAATCATGGCGCCGAGCAAGTTAGCGTTTTCTTCTCCCAGTAGACCGCGTGACAGCTCGATCAGCAATATTTTTTCATTATTCATTATATCGTCAAAATTGATGGTATTTTTCGGCTGGACGACAATATTGCGCACCAGTTCGTTCGACAAAAATTGTCCCAATTTATTGACTAACGGCAGAATGGCTTCATTGTCAAATTTTTCTGACCAGGAAGAAAATTCGTTAGCCCAAAAGTGTTTGACCACGCTATCTTTGATTTGTGGTATCACTTTTTGGCGAAATTTACGGTTGGTAAGCATTTTTTGCATGCCGACTATGGAGCTTTCTTCATAATCAAGCATGGCTAGGGTGGTGAAACGAAAAACGTGTTCGATTTTTGGTGACCAGTCACCGCCGAAGAATTTTTTGAACACTTCGATTAATCCTTGAGTAACCTGCTGTTTCATTTCTCGTGGAACTTTTTCTAAAATATTAAAAGGTACCGGGTATTGTAGGTCGGAAGCGTTAAAAACAATTACGTCGTTTATTCTTTCTTTAGGAACAAACTGAATGACTTCATGAACTAGATCGCCGTGAGGGTCGATAACGCAGACACCTTTTTTGTGGCGGATATCGTCGTTGATCAGGGACACTAGTAGTTTGCTTTTGCCGGTGCCGCTTTTGCCGATAATGTAAAGATGGCGACGCCGATCAGCTCTTTTGATACCAAAAAGTTTGTTCGACCCACGGAAGTTAGTGTTGGCAATAAGGGAAATTTCGGTGTCAGCCGTGTTTTCTGCTGTTGGCAGGTTAAACGGAGGCTGAGCTCTTTTTGACATCACCCAGTCGATAGCTTCAATTTTTAGAGCAGGATCGGGAATGTGAAAAAGAGTGGTGATTTCCTCGGTATTAAGTATTGACCGATTTTCGTTTTTTCTGCTGAAAAAATTAGTCAGGATGTTTTGTGAGTTTTCCACTCGGTTGAAAACAAGTTTATTACGCTCGGAGGAAAATTCGTGAAAAGCACGGACGATCTCGCGGATTTTATTTTTCGCTTCAAATTCTTGGTTTTCTGGGAAAAAGTACAGTAGTCGCATGGTGGCGTCAAATTTTGGTTTTTCTTTGGATTCGCCGCTTTCTTTACTGACATAAAATAGCGCGCTACGACCACTGCCGCCCAGTTCCTCATCGCGGGGAGCTATGATTATTTGAAATAAGATGGCGTGCCCAGGTGGTACACTGCTGGCTAGATTTAAAAACGGTACCAACGGGTCATGACCGACCGTTTGTTGGTAGGTGCGGATAGAATATGCTTCTTGTTGGGCTAGCGTGATATTGAAGCCAAGGGCGTTGTTGGGGATGGTATTAATATTGGCAAATTTTTCCAGAACCTCTATTTCGGCATCAGGAAATATGGAAAAAATAATATTGGTAATGGGAACAACCAATCCTTCCGGAGCGGTCATGTAAAAGTTAATCGTTTCTTTAATGTTGGCGATTTCTAAAGCGAGGCTATTTTCCGGTTCTTCTTGAAGCAACAGGTAATATAAATCAAAGAAAAAACGCTCAAATTTTTGGATATGATTTTCTATCGGAATAAAGGGGAAGCGGATAAGGATCGTTTTTTTAGCCGCAGAGTTATTTTTTATTGGCATAGGGTAGGTGTTTATCTCGGTGGTATTATAGCAATAAATGGCTGGTAGATAAAGAGGTTTCGGATAAGTATGCAGGGGTGAGTATACAGTATGTAGGAAATAGGTTTAGCCCCTGTATACTGTATACCGTATACTATTCCCTTGTAATTCTGACCTTTGGCGGTAGGCGAAAAAATTTGCTATAATATCTATTACTTATGGCTTTAGAAAAAACTTACCAACAAATCAAGGATTTAAAAATCCAGGGCGCGACCGCCATAGCCAGATCAATTATTTTTGAATTAAAGAAAGAAGGTTTGGCTTGCCCGGAGAAAGGTTATAGTCGTTGGCTTTCGGCGTTAAAAGATAACGCCAGTTTTTTACTCTCAGTGCGACCAACAGAACCGATGGCGCAAAATCTTAGCCGTTTGTTGATTGCCAATATTCAGGGTTTGACTACAGTTGATGCCGGCAAAAAGGCTTTGACCGAAATTGCCAAGGAAGTTTTGCAGTTTATTGATCTAGGACAAGATAATATTATTCAGTATGGTCAGCAGGTGGTAAAAGACGGCGATCACATCATGACTCATTGCCATTCTTCTACTGTCGAGCATATTTTAGTTAATGCCAAAAAAATCGGTAAAAAGATAAAGGTTTTTAACACCGAAACGCGACCGCTCTATCAAGGTAGGATTACTGCTAAAAATCTACTGCAAAATAAAATTGACGTCACTATGGTGACCGATTCAGCGGCTGCTTTTTTGATTACCTCGCATTCGGGAAAGGATGTTGTTATAGATAAGGTTTTGATCGGCGCTGACGTGATTTTTTCTCATGGTTCAGCGGTCAATAAAATCGGTAGCTTTAATATTGCTTTAGCTGCCGTTGAACAAAAAATACCGCTTTACATCGTGGCACATTTACTCAAAACCGACGATGACGGACGTATTGAAATAGAGCGTCGATCGGCAAAAGAAGTCTGGTCGCAAGCACCAAAAGGGTTGGAAATAGTTAATTTTGCTTTTGATTTAATTCCGGCTAAGTTTATTACCGGTTTTATTACGGAATTTGGTGTTATTAAACCAAAGAATATACGAAAGATGGTAAAGAAAAAATATCCGTGGCTGCTTAGAAAGTAAAAAAGATATTATCGCAACTTTTTATTCTTAACTTGTCTTTATGTACCAAACATCATATAAAGGTTACGCTAATTTAAACTATAAACCAAATTACGATAAAGACGTGGTCGTGACTTATTATCTGGAGCCGGCCAAAGGTCCCACTTCCACCAAGGCTTCGGCGGGCGGGGAAAAGTTTGAAGTGGTGGCTGAAGCAGTGGCCGGAGAGTCGTCAATCGGTACTTGGACTCACCTCGATACGCTGTCTGATAAGGTAAAAAAACAGTTGTCGCCAAAGATTTTTGTGATAGACAAAAAGCGCGGCTTTATCAAAATCGCTTACCCGCTCGATCTTTTTGAACTTGGCAGTATTCCGCAAATTTTGTCCAGCATCGGCGGTAATGTTTTTTCCATGAAAATGGTTGAGCGTCTGCGTCTAGAAGATATCGAGTTTCCAAAAGTATTGATTGATAGTTTTTCTGGACCGCAGCTTGGTATTGCCGGAATCCGCAAGTTAATTGGTATCAAAAATCGACCGCTGGTTGGCTCTATCATGAAGCCAAAAGTGGGTATGAACGCCAAGGAATACGGCAAATTGGCCTACCAAACCTGGAAAGGCGGTGTGGATGTGATCAAAGACGACGAAAATCTAACCAGTTTATCTTTCAACAAATTTGAAGACCGGGTCAATGAAGTACTGGCGGCAAAAAAGAAAGTCGAAAAAGAAACCGGTGAGAAAAAAGTTTATGTTTTCAATGTCACTGCGCCAGCTGACATTGCCCTAAAACGCGCCAAATACGTCAAAGCCAAAGGCGGTAATTGCATCATGGTCGATATCGTGACTATGGGTTGGTCGGCGATTCAGTATTTGCGAGCGCAAAAGCTTGGTCTAATAATTCATGGACATCGCGCTGGGCACTCGACTTTTACCAAGGATGTTCGTCATGGTATTTCCATGCTCGTGGTTGCTAAACTTTCGCGCCTGGCTGGTATTGATCAGCTACACACCGGTACGGTGGTAGGCAAAATGGAAGGTACGCCAGAAGAAGTGTCGGTGATTGATCATTTCTTGCACGAAGATGATGGTGTTGTTGATCTTTTGCGCGAAGATTGGTCAGGCATAAAATCAACCATGCCAATTGCTTCAGGTGGGCTACATCCGGCGTTAGCTTTCCCGCTCGTCGAAATGCTGGGTAATGATTTGATTATCAATTTTGGCGGTGGTATCCACGGCCATCCAAACGGATCGCTAGCCGGCGCCAAAGCTGCTCGCGCGGCTGTAGAAGCGGCAAGTAAGGGGATTAGTATCAAAGAAGCGGTAAAAATTAGCCCGGAACTGAAAGTAGCGGTGGAATATTGGGCGAAAAAATAATTAATAATATGGCGGGGAAGAAATATTTTTTGAAGAAGATAAAGATTGACTCCGTTGTTTCCGTGGCAACAGTGAGTAAAAGCGGTGT contains these protein-coding regions:
- the mltG gene encoding endolytic transglycosylase MltG, which gives rise to MKKLFLLVSVLFILWLGYFVSDVFMQNNNTGDKTQVFKIEQGQGVKKISERLKQDNLINSKSNFELYVWLLRRTGKIQAGDYQLNPGMSLRELVNIITYGWGVDEKTVTIVEGWNNKQLVDYLINNLFIYNSVSDKNVYYNDWNKAITNKYDYDFLKNKPAGVDLEGYLFPDTYRFYTDVEPQEVVQKMLENFNRKLDSGLREKIASRKKTIHEIITLASIIEKEVRGENDRRMVADIFWRRLDIGMPLQADSTVNYITGGKNPSVSNKDKSIDSPYNTYKNRELPPGPICNPGLEAIVAATEPTGNDYWYFLTTPEGKTVFSKTLDEHNTAKAKYLR
- the pyrH gene encoding UMP kinase, with translation MKIKRTVVISLGGSIVVPEVGFIDYKFLKKFKKVILKYTKKGVRFIIVVGGGKTCRLYQAAAKKVGKLVSEDIDWIGIHSTRLNAHLLRTIFREHTHPEINMNPSIIFAFKEPILIGSGWRPGWSTDYDAAKLAIAYGAKEVINLSNIDYVFNKDPKKYKDAKKFKNINWKNFFGLVGDEWTPGANLPFDPVASRLARGSHLKVLIMKGTDVKNFDNYLLSGKFKGTIIED
- a CDS encoding sigma factor-like helix-turn-helix DNA-binding protein; the encoded protein is MSTNTSMQGKVSFAETLGGLFDLLSSREKDVLTRRHGLVNGSKRKETLEKIGQDYKVTRERVRQIERDGIKKLKEKASGSGAGVALDDVEKAINQFLKKYGGVMEESHLIDSLIDFFGVSNQGLSDDDLDNHKKSLAFIITNLLSDKFEKMEGNENYHPSWKLKESPWELVEDVIDKLVQLIETNGKPVTADELFKSLKGQGFYNDFQEKFAKLLEMEKELVDLDEAILAYLRTSKKIKKNLFNNVGLSHWKTISPKRMNDKIYLVMKESGKPLHFNEIAELINKAGFDHKKALPATIHNELILDDRYVLIGRGIYALKEWGYQPGTVVDVISDLIKQSGPMTKDEIIESVSKQRMVKKATVNLALMNKDKFVKTADKKYDIKK
- a CDS encoding DUF87 domain-containing protein, which codes for MPIKNNSAAKKTILIRFPFIPIENHIQKFERFFFDLYYLLLQEEPENSLALEIANIKETINFYMTAPEGLVVPITNIIFSIFPDAEIEVLEKFANINTIPNNALGFNITLAQQEAYSIRTYQQTVGHDPLVPFLNLASSVPPGHAILFQIIIAPRDEELGGSGRSALFYVSKESGESKEKPKFDATMRLLYFFPENQEFEAKNKIREIVRAFHEFSSERNKLVFNRVENSQNILTNFFSRKNENRSILNTEEITTLFHIPDPALKIEAIDWVMSKRAQPPFNLPTAENTADTEISLIANTNFRGSNKLFGIKRADRRRHLYIIGKSGTGKSKLLVSLINDDIRHKKGVCVIDPHGDLVHEVIQFVPKERINDVIVFNASDLQYPVPFNILEKVPREMKQQVTQGLIEVFKKFFGGDWSPKIEHVFRFTTLAMLDYEESSIVGMQKMLTNRKFRQKVIPQIKDSVVKHFWANEFSSWSEKFDNEAILPLVNKLGQFLSNELVRNIVVQPKNTINFDDIMNNEKILLIELSRGLLGEENANLLGAMIITKIYQTAMSRARVSESERNDFYLYIDEFQNFATETFENILSEARKYRLCLTVSHQFLSQVPKDVKGAVFGNVGSLISFRVGADDGDFISKEFYPVFNVHDFINLDVREILIKMSIDGQTSPPFSAYTKLVPQPPQDWEQITKEVIDRSHNVYGRKLSEVEDYVNKINMDEDVSGSSPGSTPGQESTFEQPMV
- a CDS encoding type IV secretion system DNA-binding domain-containing protein — protein: MEINKNEINFFGATSFRNQERRFGIKLDDRRRHMYIIGKTGMGKTTLLENMIIQDIKNGHGLAFIDPHGDSAEKILNYVPARRINDVIYFNPSDIDNPVAFNILELRDKRQRHMVASGLVGIFKKIWADSWGPRLEYLLRNAILALLDNEGTTLLGVMRILVDKAYRKKIVSNVDDPVVKSFWVDEFSRYPDKFAQEAIAPIQNKIGQFLSNYLIRNIVGQVKSSFDIRKVMDEGKVLIMNLSKGRIGEDTSQLLGAMMITQIQLSAMSRVDIPEETRKDFFLYVDEFQNFATESFTNILSEARKYRLNLTIAHQYVEQLIDEVKAAVFGNVGTMIVFRVGAADAEGLAKEFAPRFTEEDLVNLTKFEIYLKLMIDGVASEPFSAKTLPPLFEPEESDVSEKIIKVSRERYGRDRNEVEDKIRRWSVGDEGAGDNSLSEIDNGEEPKKIRMGEIEFQGKIVKAEIADRPTPERNLPWLCSNCGKITYLSFDPNPNKPVYCKNCLKELSKPRKFGEPSAGGTSSNPSNPGATNQNKKVNIPSGETKSVQAPTFTPKKSFGEGAGGAYRREHRNDRPRQDYRPAAAANENHPAKPASAAGGSGSTKISFDDII